The Oryzias melastigma strain HK-1 linkage group LG3, ASM292280v2, whole genome shotgun sequence genome contains a region encoding:
- the zgc:165481 gene encoding E3 ubiquitin-protein ligase RNF182 isoform X2, with product MIGPQLEAEEKDCPPPEELECKICYQRFNVHNRKPKILDCLHRVCARCLLKILDVADGGGCIPCPFCRHQTEISEYQVSALPDDINIMSHLEKSSSLDQNREVLLTPQSFSSSSPSRDSSNCLVITIMEVQRDLQHSPSQNGSSDIYAEQSLDSVSIGSNGPADHDALTKLCNHVPRILVWLLGFLYFGSLPLGIYLLVIQRVTLGIVCVSLVPSSLTVCLVYGFCQCLCQGMCDCSSRG from the coding sequence ATGATCGGCCCTCAGTTGGAGGCGGAGGAGAAAGACTGTCCTCCTCCAGAGGAGTTGGAGTGTAAGATCTGCTACCAGCGCTTCAATGTACACAACAGGAAGCCCAAAATCCTGGACTGCCTGCATCGGGTCTGTGCCCGCTGCCTCCTGAAGATCCTGGATGTGGCTGACGGAGGAGGCTGCATCCCCTGCCCCTTCTGCAGACACCAGACTGAGATCTCGGAGTACCAGGTGTCAGCCCTGCCGGATGACATCAACATCATGTCCCACCTGGAGAAGTCCAGCAGCTTAGATCAGAACAGGGAGGTCCTCCTGACTCCACAgagcttctcctcctccagtcCATCCCGCGACTCCTCCAACTGCCTGGTCATCACTATAATGGAGGTGCAGAGGGACTTGCAGCACTCCCCCAGCCAAAACGGTAGCTCCGACATCTACGCCGAGCAGAGTTTGGACTCGGTTTCTATCGGATCCAATGGACCTGCGGATCACGACGCCCTGACCAAGCTCTGCAACCACGTGCCGCGGATTCTGGTCTGGCTGCTGGGCTTCTTGTACTTCGGTTCACTGCCTCTAGGAATCTACCTGCTGGTGATCCAGAGAGTGACTCTGGGCATTGTGTGCGTGAGCCTGGTGCCGTCCAGCCTGACGGTCTGCTTGGTGTACGGCTTCTGCCAGTGCCTGTGTCAGGGCATGTGCGACTGCTCCTCCAGGGGCTGA
- the zgc:165481 gene encoding E3 ubiquitin-protein ligase RNF182 isoform X1, whose translation MKDGAAETGAAEEGESRAAGQEHDLKMIGPQLEAEEKDCPPPEELECKICYQRFNVHNRKPKILDCLHRVCARCLLKILDVADGGGCIPCPFCRHQTEISEYQVSALPDDINIMSHLEKSSSLDQNREVLLTPQSFSSSSPSRDSSNCLVITIMEVQRDLQHSPSQNGSSDIYAEQSLDSVSIGSNGPADHDALTKLCNHVPRILVWLLGFLYFGSLPLGIYLLVIQRVTLGIVCVSLVPSSLTVCLVYGFCQCLCQGMCDCSSRG comes from the coding sequence AACATGACTTGAAGATGATCGGCCCTCAGTTGGAGGCGGAGGAGAAAGACTGTCCTCCTCCAGAGGAGTTGGAGTGTAAGATCTGCTACCAGCGCTTCAATGTACACAACAGGAAGCCCAAAATCCTGGACTGCCTGCATCGGGTCTGTGCCCGCTGCCTCCTGAAGATCCTGGATGTGGCTGACGGAGGAGGCTGCATCCCCTGCCCCTTCTGCAGACACCAGACTGAGATCTCGGAGTACCAGGTGTCAGCCCTGCCGGATGACATCAACATCATGTCCCACCTGGAGAAGTCCAGCAGCTTAGATCAGAACAGGGAGGTCCTCCTGACTCCACAgagcttctcctcctccagtcCATCCCGCGACTCCTCCAACTGCCTGGTCATCACTATAATGGAGGTGCAGAGGGACTTGCAGCACTCCCCCAGCCAAAACGGTAGCTCCGACATCTACGCCGAGCAGAGTTTGGACTCGGTTTCTATCGGATCCAATGGACCTGCGGATCACGACGCCCTGACCAAGCTCTGCAACCACGTGCCGCGGATTCTGGTCTGGCTGCTGGGCTTCTTGTACTTCGGTTCACTGCCTCTAGGAATCTACCTGCTGGTGATCCAGAGAGTGACTCTGGGCATTGTGTGCGTGAGCCTGGTGCCGTCCAGCCTGACGGTCTGCTTGGTGTACGGCTTCTGCCAGTGCCTGTGTCAGGGCATGTGCGACTGCTCCTCCAGGGGCTGA